Part of the Carassius auratus strain Wakin chromosome 8, ASM336829v1, whole genome shotgun sequence genome is shown below.
CCGGCAGTGGCCCTAccgtgtcccggaggctcggcgacacgccATCGAGGAAGAGGTACAGGAGATGCTGAGCTTAGGGGTAATTGAACCATCATGCAGCCCATGGTCCAGCTTCATCGTCATGGTTCCAAAGCCAGACGGAACCCTCTGCTTCTGTAACGCCTTCCGCCACCTTAACGAAGTCTCTGAATTTGACTGCTACACAATACCCTGTGTCGATGAGTTGTTGGACCATTTGGGAAGGGTCCGGTTCATCTCATTCTCTACCCCAAGTGGCTACaggcagtaccgggtccttcccttcggcctacatgggGCCCGGGCAACTTTCCAACATTTGATGGATGTCCTCCTCCGGCTGCACAAAGCATATATGGCGGCCTACCTCGACGACGTCATTTATTCAGAGACTTGGAGGGACAATGTCGAGGGGTTGCAGAGGGTGCTGTTGGAACTACGCCAGGCTGGCCTGACCGCCAACCCTCGGAAGTGTCATCTGGCCCTCGCCGACGCTAAGTACCTGGGGTACCAGGTGGGTTGCGGACTCATTAGACCACAAGAGAAGGTGGCAGCTATCCTCCCCACGCCGCTGACCACCTCCAAGATGCAGGGAtgagcctttttggggttggcagggTACTACCACTgctttatccctaacttctcctccttagcttctcccctgacagacctgaccaggaaggggcagccggagaaggTCCCGTGGTCCCCCGAGACGGAAGCGTCACCTTTGAGCCCCTGACTTCAACTGCCCCTTCCTGTTGCAGACGGACTCATCCTACACCAGGTTGGGGCCACGACggtgaggaacacccggtgataTACATAAGCCGAAAGCTGACCCCAGCGGAACAAAGGTACGCCGCGGTGGAGAGGGACACGTGTCCCGAGCTCTCATTAGCGTCACCCTAAAAACTGAGCAgtcacacctgcacctgctcatcacgggctgagtgGTCACACCTGTGCCCCATCAACACAACGAATGAGCTGATGCAGAGAGAGCAAATataagaaaggaagaaaaagctTGGTTGTAAGACATTGGATTGTTTGAGAAATTGAAGTGTCTTCACTCAGTGAGAGGCTATGAAAAGGGCAACATAACTGTTCCTCGCTcgcttttgtaaaatatgttGAGATTAATTTTCGCAAAATTCAGACTTTAACATAGTAAATATGTAAGATGGCAcaagtaaatgcatttaaatttattaagTGATTCAGTGATTGTTTTTACAGTTTAACTGGTAAAATCCTCAGACACTTAACTTCATCAAGATTACAGAAAAATGGAAAGATGACGTCAGGGAAGGtggttgtgaatgtgtgtatatgtgtgtaagtTACAGGATCAGAGAATGATACTGTTCCTCTGTCATAGTCCAGATCAACTCTCACACACTTAAGCTCCTGTTTAACAGGAAAACCAGGCCCAAGCAGTTTGTATGGATCATACTGCACACACCAGACATTCGAGTTACAGAAATCACGTCCTTTCCTTTGGTTTAATGCTGTAGTTACTCCAAGACTCCAGCATTCACTCTCTTCAACCTCTACTTCCCAGAAGTGCATTCCTGAGTTAAAACCCTCTGAACCCAGAACACACTCACAGATATCAAATCTCTCTTGATTATCAGGGAGCTGTTGTTCGTCCCAAATGTATCTGACACGCGTCAGATCATTAGACAGGATGAGATGTGGATGAGCCGTGTTTGGATCCAGAGTCACTGGAGCTGATAAGACAAAACCAACAGGTGCTTTTATTATGATGCTCATATAATGATAAAGAGTGAAGTGTACAcagattattatgaattatgtcaATTCGACATCAGACATCTTCCTCTCACTGTGCAAAAATCAATGCTAATTCTTTCAGTCTCCCCCCATGCATCATTTCCAGTGTGTGTGCAACAGGACAGATTGCTTCCAGACTCACTCTTTTGGACAGAGTTCAGCATTTTCTTCCAGACTCTGTATGGCAGGTTGCCCAAGTAACGGGGCAGATCAATTAAAACTCCAGAAGGCATCTGTGGATCTGGCTGTGAGATCTGGACTCTGGAAGAAGATTCATGGGTCAGAACTGGAGTGGCTTTGGCTTAAGAAGCAGAGAAAACAAACACCAGCAGATCACACACCTTTCCATAGTGACTGGAAACTTCTGCAGAACGAACATACAATTTATCATCAACAAGTTCATCAATCATCAATGAATCAGTCAACAAATTATCTGAATTCAGACCTTTAGAAAGCAGATGTCATTAGCCTTCATTGTCTCCTCCAAATCTCTGATAGTGTGTGAAAGAGCTGAGATTTGTCTGTTCATGTCATCCAGCTTTTCCTTCATGTTCTGCTTCTTCTGGTCCTCTTCCTCCCTCAGTGCAATAATTGTAGatttttcttcatctctaagaAACTGACGAAGCTTCTTAAACTGCTCTTTAATCTGATACTCTGTGTATTCAGCTTGAGACTGAAATCAAACCACAGTCAATTCATCTCAAAGATTAAACTAATTCTGTAGCAGCATGAAGAATGAGTTGCTAAATGTTagttagttaactaaaactttaactttCTGAAGCAGTATTGTAATAGATGGTCTGTGTCTGTAGGGTGAAAATACTGATATTTCTCttcacaaaattacagttttgtaAGTATAGCACcttaacttttaaaaagtgtttaaaataactttttttttaatttccatacTAAATTTGATGAAAATATGATAAATGCACAACCTGTTCATCACGTAAATTTCAGGCAGATGCTCGATCAAAAGAAGCACTTTACTATAAGTGAACAAAAATCGCCATACTGCCACTGCTGACACACAGCGCGTCTGTACCAAACTGGTTcatttaagcccctttcacactgcacgtcggacccgcaatattcccgtaacattgcctggtcgccttctgtgtgaaagcaaccacgtcccggaattgattaccgaattgaacccgggtcggggacctaataacattgcggtaatcgatccggaacgagtgctgtgtgaacaaaagccagatctaattccgtaacgaagtgatgacgcgcgttatcgcgcgattcttttaccggctgttttgaaggaagatcaacattcgcgacgaaaaaatatgtgcaaactgtaatgaagcagagatcagttagttcctcactttccgcgctgacgccgagatcgtttgcttgcttcagttaaagtataacgtgccaagcgttgtcaactcgtacattacacatcacgcgctgatgtcacgtgtcgttacgggatcttcaagggctgtgtgtgaaagcacgcacatataccaggtcatcactggcagtgtgaaagtgccaaatctagccaccagggaacaattacaggaacactttacccctgtatttgccggaatggcagtgtgaaaggggctttagagattgattctgaactgattctgtgctgatGTTATGAGTGCTGGTAAcaggggcgtgtctagggggAGGCAGTGCCTCCCCTAGGATAAGTCCTGCCTCCCTTGAGAAATGATCTGTCCCTCTgatgataaattaaaatgtaaatggtgattgttttgtgtatatttttccATCGCTAGCAGATGGGTCTGACCCAACAAAAATCCAGTTTGGCGCTGTTTGACAGTGCACGTGCTTTGGTCGTACGTGCTCAGAAAAAGTGCATCATGTGAGAAAAGAACACTAATGAAATGTTTACCTGGCAGAGCTTTAAAGCAGTGGCGTATCCACAAGGGAAAATTAGTTTTGCCACCCCATTTGCCACCCAAAGCAGCGTATGGGATCGAAGTGCATCGAGAGCTGAACAGCCTGATTTTGACTGAAACAGGTTTTGTCTGAAAGTCAGAGGATTCTGGTTTCCGCTCGCTCTAAGAGGGCTCCATTACTGCTCAATCAATAGCAAAATGAATGACGTAAGCCGTTCTAAACAAGTTTTACTTACAAGGAGTGCACGCACTCACATACAGACACATAACGGATCACACACACGCTGCCCTGATTTTTCAATAAAATGCTTGGAAACAGAAAAGTTATAGCGaaaatttatttgtgttttgaagtaATCAAAATCCACAGCTTCAGTATAAGTAGAGGGACACTGCACAGACAGGCAGGACTAATTTACTCATAATAGTGCTCTCACAATtgctttcaaataaatgtaattttaggtGGTCTTAGCCCCTGCGACTTTGAGGTCCAACGCTAAAGTGCCCTAGCGGTCCGGTCTGCCCCCTGTCCTCAATTTCTGCTGAGGATAGGATGATAATATTTTTGGTTGTGGACATTAAAATTGTCTCCACTATCTGCTTTCGAAGAAATATTGTTGCATTGTGCTGCTGCACatattctatcagctgcagttctggcccaGCGGAATCAATATACTGTGACATACATTAACATCAGAGTTAACTCAGCGGgacaaattcagtttttttttttttttgcatctgctttAATTCAGACGTGCGGTCTTTCTGAGCACCATCAAAGCGCAGCACGAAAACGAAAAAGCCCTTCAAACTGTACCTGATTACTAAGTTATgttttgtgctaatactgtcaaaacacatgGTTTATGTATAGACTCAGTTGGATATGTCTACAGTGAaagtaaaaaactgaaataaacggATACATGTACTGaaataaacaactgaaataaacagTCGACATGCTGACGACTGTAATAAAAGGGATAATTCatcctaaaatgtaatttctgtcattgtttattcactcacatgttgtcccaaaccttcagtatattaatttctttcttgtgctgcacACAAAGAAGATTATTTGAAGAAGCTGATAaccagttgctggtccacattaaCTTATAACTTATGATAGTAGGGGGaaaaatactctggaagtcactgtgaaccagcaactgtttggttttccaccttcttcaaaatagtgtttatgtttagcagaagaaggaaactcattcagatttttttcttcaatatttaaatttttaggtgaattattcctttaatgttaataaaacaccaaacacacagagaaaaatcactcaatactcttgcctgaaaaactttaattcagttgctttaataggaatcagtgtagtgttttatttttatatttgttcattcaatgtttttaatgctcctgctaaatacatctcttgtacctgaaaataatttgcaatttgtaataatttgtaactttatttgtataatatctgtttttttaatttgtatatttgttctatttttttaataacaaagataaaataatgacaaagatttttatctttacccatgcactttggcctaaatatctgccacactttttcatattttgttaccttaaaaggctttataaaagggaaattagtttggctgtgatgctcaaacagcttgcaaaatagaaaaaccaacatgagAAAAAATCTGGATAAAATCTTGatctttctaaaataaaatgtggtaaatttttattatatcacccacccctaaATGAGGTAGAACAAACCCATACAGACTCCAAACCCccgtaaaataataataatatttgcctatggcaagcaccactaataataagtaaaatacaaaaataaaaaaaaagttatgttgcctctgctaatcatatcataatttcaattcttatagtttcacaaaaatagcTTCTATTTCAACTCTCTAAATTTCCTGACCCCCTTTAGCCTAATATGTTTCCTTTTATCTAGtcctacatgtttacatttacatttattcatttagcagacacttttatccaaagccacttacaaccagagaataataaaaaatacaccaaataaaaatatttggtgtattttgaatattttttatttaaattattttttcttctgacaaataaattaaactgttcATTATTTAGTCTTGAAATGTGTCAGTAGAATCAATCCTCACCCTGATATGTTGAACTGTTTTCTCAAACTCTCTTTTAAGGTTTTCTTTCTGTTTAAGTTTCTCTTGAAAGGACTTCAGTGCTGCATTGAGCTCCTCCTGAAATTTAAAGTGAAAATCTATAAGACACTCTTTCTGTAATATAAGTAATACTTATCCTCATGTAAACCTGTCTTACCTTATATGATGGGACAACTTCACTGATGGGTCTGAACGTTTGGTTGGCATATTTCTGGCTGCACACTGAACACACCGGCTGTTTGTCCTCCAGACAGACGAGTTTGAGTTTCTTACCATGTAAACTGCAGATCTCTTCAGACCCTGCTAAACACCTCTTATTTCTCTCCTTCAGGAATGACTTGCACAAGTTTTTTAACACAAGATTACAGGAAGGATTTTTTGAGGATGTTCCCCCGCAGACAGGACACTCCCGAGTTTCCTTGGTTCTCCACATCTGTTGCAGACACTCTTTACAGACATTATGATTGCATGATAATTGAAGAGGATCCTTAAAGATTTCAAGACACATAGGGCAAGAAAGTTCCTTTACAGTTTGTGAATCCATTTGCACTGTCTGTGCTTCAGGAATcgaaatattagaaaaaaaaatttataaaaaaaaaataacctcacCCTGTTCTCTTTGCAATTGAGCACTTGTCTATATAGAGTATATGACGTATTTCCTGCATTTGGCCCAATTGGGCATGAAGGCCACAAGAGTGCAGAACTTTTTTTAGAGTAAATGCAGGTAAAGTGAGCCActctttttaaatgtgtgtttgagATCATATTTATATTCGTTTTGCAGAAACACATTTACGTGGCCAAGTGTAACTGGAACAGTTATATCCAATCGGATAACAATTTGATCAGCAAAAATTCATAAGGTGacaagtgtaaaatatgtaaagcCCTTGCCGTGAATAAGATTAGTttttataaaactaataattatcagaataaaaaaaattaaatacaatgctTTAGCAAGAAGTCAAACAGAAGTTGGGGATACATATAGCAGATCTTAATACATAATACATGATAAAGTATTAGATTATGCTATATAAATTATTATCTTTTTCAAATAAGATATTATTATTTCACTTCTTAATTCTAATAGTTGAATTcaatgtcataaaatattttacagaaaaacCTATATATTGAGGaccaaattaatcaaaagtgaataAATGTAGAAACATCTAAATTgtaaaatacataatgaaataatttaatacataGGGTAAACAGGGTAATCTACATTGAAACATTTTTAGTGCATAACAGATCAGTTTCAGTAgaaaaaattatgtgaaaataaaatattaatctctcaataatatattattattttttaattacaaaaacatttaaattagtaTATacatcattaaatgcaaaaagtcTGGCTGTGCCTAATGggtaaatacatttgatttttatatatatttttatgaaaacagtgGTGAATATTATATACTTGTAATTCACACAACATATACACTAGATGGCACTTATACTTTATTTTCTCTATTTAAcccaataaacaacaaaaatctaTCTTACATGTGTTAACACAAGTTTCACAGATATATTGATCTCGTCAGCATCGCCGTGGAAATTGAGCAGTCACACCTGTACCTGCTCATCACAGGCTGAGAGGCCACACCTGCACCCCATCAAGCTCTGGTTATTTAAACCCAGCAAACGAACGCAGAGGTGAGCGATGTCTCTACAAGACTTGGCTAATTCCTTACTCTATGTGTTTCTACAGAGAGCAGTGTGTGACCGCCAGCCCCACTGCGCACGGGAGAGCAAGGACCCACACTGCTCTTCggtcagtgttgggaaagttcactttctacatgaactagttcaaagttcaattcacaaattttaaaatgaactagttcagttcatcgttcaaactacaaaattttgaactaagttcacacagttccaaagatgaacatagttcatagttctttttttccatatgttgctgtgagctattatttttcaaaattattgcaacagcccatatagaatcacagacagcaattattttatcagttttaacaatgacaatatcttcatatccaattttgaatccttatccaaccagggtttacattagcattgaggggacagcatttcccccttgttactttaatgctttgtctcccattctcaccgaccttgtcataaacatcataaaattattttaaatgatcatacgccttcttgctacatgctgctgtcgcctccatgcttttttttttttttaaagcacggaggcaacagcagcatgtagcaagaaggtgtatgatcatttaaaataattttatgatgtttatgacaaggtcggtgaggtTTGATGAGGCGTCACGCATGCGGCGGACGGCGGTGggacactggtggctggtgttgccagattgggtgtttttccgctacatattaagacccgtttacggtgtgttttagccgggttttgaatgaacgagttgacagtaacgttcatcaggcattaataaagcacgttcagttcacgttcgcccaaaatatgaacgagttcatgaactatcgttca
Proteins encoded:
- the LOC113107820 gene encoding nuclear factor 7, ovary-like — encoded protein: MDSQTVKELSCPMCLEIFKDPLQLSCNHNVCKECLQQMWRTKETRECPVCGGTSSKNPSCNLVLKNLCKSFLKERNKRCLAGSEEICSLHGKKLKLVCLEDKQPVCSVCSQKYANQTFRPISEVVPSYKEELNAALKSFQEKLKQKENLKREFEKTVQHIRSQAEYTEYQIKEQFKKLRQFLRDEEKSTIIALREEEDQKKQNMKEKLDDMNRQISALSHTIRDLEETMKANDICFLKKFPVTMERVQISQPDPQMPSGVLIDLPRYLGNLPYRVWKKMLNSVQKTPVTLDPNTAHPHLILSNDLTRVRYIWDEQQLPDNQERFDICECVLGSEGFNSGMHFWEVEVEESECWSLGVTTALNQRKGRDFCNSNVWCVQYDPYKLLGPGFPVKQELKCVRVDLDYDRGTVSFSDPVTYTHIHTFTTTFPDVIFPFFCNLDEVKCLRILPVKL